The following are encoded in a window of Paenibacillaceae bacterium GAS479 genomic DNA:
- a CDS encoding Signal transduction histidine kinase: MTLRKRFTLFTIFWLIFILILFNIFVYLFMTKITTRSEQQVMTNKVNLILENSKIMDKEQLSDEGLLREFYNVNELIRIITPDGKTVNLQGSDTDLLALPVKFQSSHEQGEMFVDSTRVLYMKVPLYQDSEIIGMLEIERKLNLQDSYMKVLVAALFVTSIGAILFAIFGTYWFTSRLTAPIQHMVQTMREIDRSGKLRSIEIGDKEESAELLQLIRAFNQMIERLDRTFARQKQFVADASHELKTPLTVIVSYAGMLKRWGRDDENIRGEAIEAIAKEAERLQNLTKSMLMLAEAEQEDWLNLQTFDVVQMVDELAGMLQTTFQRQIRVHTSTTGLKMSADKDKIRQLLVILLDNAIKYSKEPIDVTVSSVKQSVRIHVTDKGIGISETEIPNLFERFYRVDGARRRITGGVGLGLSIAKRIVELHEGQIDVFSKPSKGTTITLQFPQTLKNTSGR; this comes from the coding sequence ATGACTCTCCGCAAGAGATTCACGCTTTTCACCATCTTTTGGTTGATTTTCATCTTGATTTTATTCAACATTTTTGTGTATCTTTTCATGACCAAAATTACGACCCGCAGCGAGCAGCAGGTGATGACGAACAAGGTCAACCTGATTCTCGAAAACAGTAAAATCATGGACAAGGAACAGCTGTCCGACGAGGGGCTGTTGCGGGAGTTCTACAATGTGAATGAATTGATCCGAATTATTACGCCTGACGGCAAAACGGTTAATCTGCAAGGGTCGGACACCGACCTTCTAGCGTTGCCGGTCAAATTTCAGTCTTCTCATGAACAAGGAGAGATGTTCGTTGACAGCACTCGTGTGCTGTACATGAAGGTTCCCCTTTATCAGGATTCGGAAATTATCGGCATGTTGGAAATCGAGCGTAAGCTCAATTTGCAGGACAGTTATATGAAAGTTCTGGTGGCTGCGCTCTTTGTGACAAGCATCGGGGCGATTCTTTTTGCAATCTTCGGCACCTACTGGTTCACCTCGCGATTAACCGCGCCAATCCAGCATATGGTGCAGACGATGCGCGAGATTGACCGGAGCGGCAAGCTGCGAAGCATCGAGATAGGGGACAAAGAGGAGTCGGCTGAGCTGCTTCAGCTGATCCGCGCCTTTAATCAGATGATTGAGCGATTGGATCGCACGTTTGCCCGGCAAAAGCAATTCGTCGCAGACGCTTCCCATGAGCTGAAAACGCCGCTGACCGTTATCGTCAGTTATGCAGGCATGCTGAAGCGCTGGGGTCGAGATGATGAGAATATTCGCGGCGAAGCGATCGAGGCGATTGCCAAGGAGGCGGAGCGCCTGCAAAACCTCACCAAGTCCATGCTGATGTTGGCTGAGGCGGAGCAGGAAGACTGGCTGAACCTGCAAACCTTCGATGTCGTCCAAATGGTCGATGAGCTTGCCGGTATGCTGCAAACGACGTTCCAGCGGCAGATTCGTGTTCATACCTCTACGACTGGGCTCAAAATGTCGGCTGACAAGGATAAGATCCGCCAGTTGCTCGTTATCCTGCTGGACAATGCGATTAAGTACAGCAAGGAACCGATTGACGTGACGGTCAGCTCTGTGAAGCAATCGGTGCGCATTCATGTGACCGACAAGGGCATTGGCATCTCCGAGACTGAGATTCCGAATCTGTTCGAGCGATTTTATCGGGTTGATGGTGCGAGACGCCGTATCACGGGCGGAGTAGGACTCGGTTTGTCGATCGCCAAGCGCATCGTGGAGCTGCATGAAGGGCAGATCGATGTGTTCAGTAAACCAAGTAAAGGAACGACGATTACGCTGCAATTCCCACAGACGCTCAAAAACACGTCAGGCCGTTGA
- a CDS encoding DNA-binding response regulator, OmpR family, contains REC and winged-helix (wHTH) domain — protein sequence MNERVLVIEDEESIARILQLELEHEGYEVGHALDGRSGFLQASSGEWDLVLLDVMLPELNGIEVLRRLRQAGNPIPVILITARDTVPDKVSGFEHGANDYVTKPFAMEELLARVRNLLRIFQQNPKETEGSDLLKIGDLTVELRTRKVFRKELSIDLTPREFELLVYLAQHKNEEKSREEILSEVWGYDFMGETNLVDVYIRYLRQKLDKGFRHKLIHTVRGVGYMMKEPEA from the coding sequence ATGAATGAACGCGTGCTGGTGATTGAAGACGAAGAGAGCATTGCCCGCATTCTGCAGCTTGAGCTGGAGCATGAGGGGTATGAAGTCGGACATGCTTTGGACGGCCGCAGCGGTTTCCTGCAAGCCTCCTCCGGAGAGTGGGACCTCGTGCTGCTCGACGTCATGCTGCCGGAGCTGAACGGCATTGAGGTGCTGCGTCGGCTGCGGCAGGCAGGCAACCCCATCCCCGTCATTCTCATCACAGCCCGGGATACAGTTCCAGACAAAGTTAGCGGCTTCGAGCATGGCGCCAATGATTATGTGACAAAACCGTTTGCTATGGAGGAACTGCTTGCCCGGGTCCGCAACCTGCTTCGCATTTTCCAACAGAATCCGAAGGAGACAGAGGGCTCCGATCTGCTTAAAATCGGGGATCTGACCGTGGAGCTGCGAACGCGCAAAGTGTTCCGCAAGGAGCTGTCGATCGACCTCACGCCACGTGAGTTCGAACTGCTGGTGTACCTTGCTCAGCATAAAAACGAAGAGAAGTCCCGTGAGGAAATTTTATCCGAGGTATGGGGGTATGATTTCATGGGCGAGACCAACCTTGTCGATGTTTATATCCGATATTTACGTCAGAAGCTCGATAAGGGATTCCGCCACAAGCTGATTCACACCGTGCGCGGTGTAGGCTACATGATGAAGGAGCCTGAGGCATGA
- a CDS encoding phosphoribosyl 1,2-cyclic phosphate phosphodiesterase, giving the protein MTMNNQQNRSPVNIQFLGTGDSMGVPRVYCNCAVCEEARSGGVNRRLRSMLLLKGLDGDNSADDFTLIDCGPDWGRQMEAAGLRGVRRILITHAHFDHIGGLIEWADACRWTKQKGIAYAPQEVIEEIIGRYPWLDRWIEFRAADEPLQFGSWTVSCWRVYHGHNGYAYAYRFEQKSTGCAWVYCSDSIGLDESQKRPMMNCELIVLGTSFYEEPYPFHTRSVYDVKEALELLQELQPAEMLLTHLSHDIDISRNYELPAGVRFAFWGMERSLGGTHLG; this is encoded by the coding sequence ATGACGATGAATAATCAACAGAACCGTTCTCCGGTGAATATCCAATTTCTCGGAACGGGTGATTCCATGGGTGTGCCTCGCGTTTACTGCAATTGCGCCGTCTGCGAGGAAGCTCGTTCAGGTGGTGTCAACCGCCGCCTGCGTTCGATGTTACTGTTAAAGGGCTTGGACGGCGACAATAGCGCTGACGATTTTACGCTGATCGATTGCGGCCCGGACTGGGGACGGCAAATGGAGGCAGCCGGTTTGCGGGGCGTCCGGCGGATCCTGATTACTCATGCGCATTTTGACCATATCGGTGGACTGATCGAATGGGCGGATGCATGCCGCTGGACGAAGCAGAAGGGCATTGCCTACGCGCCGCAAGAAGTCATTGAAGAGATTATAGGCCGCTATCCGTGGCTGGATCGCTGGATCGAGTTCCGCGCTGCGGATGAGCCGCTGCAGTTCGGCAGCTGGACCGTGAGCTGTTGGCGCGTTTATCATGGGCATAACGGCTACGCCTATGCGTATCGGTTCGAGCAGAAGAGCACGGGCTGTGCTTGGGTGTACTGCTCAGATTCCATAGGGCTGGACGAGAGCCAGAAGCGACCGATGATGAATTGCGAGCTTATCGTGCTCGGCACGAGCTTTTATGAAGAACCTTATCCGTTCCACACTCGTTCCGTTTATGATGTCAAAGAAGCTTTGGAGCTGCTCCAGGAGCTGCAACCGGCTGAAATGCTGCTGACTCATCTTTCGCATGATATTGATATTTCAAGAAATTATGAGCTACCTGCTGGAGTCCGTTTTGCCTTCTGGGGAATGGAGCGGAGCTTGGGCGGGACGCATTTAGGATAA
- a CDS encoding iron complex transport system ATP-binding protein: protein MSIIELNRLCLQREQRTILSDVSLKIEAGEQWVILGRNGSGKTTLLEMLTGYMFPSTGTVDVLGNRFGECDVREVRKRIGYISQSLVEKLALADPVWEIVATGEYAFLRFYQEIDPAVKQKAILLLQQAGLAHAAEQPFGTLSQGERKKVLLARALMSSPEVLILDEPCSALDLHEREKLLAQIGTLSTNRLTVIYVTHHMEEIMPMFTHVALLHEGRLLHAGPKEQVLSGEVLSEAYGLPLEVDWAYGRPWIKVRADGANN, encoded by the coding sequence ATGTCGATCATCGAGCTGAACCGTCTCTGCTTGCAGAGGGAACAACGGACGATACTGAGCGATGTAAGCCTTAAAATCGAAGCGGGGGAGCAATGGGTCATTCTTGGCCGCAATGGCTCTGGCAAAACGACACTGCTGGAAATGCTGACCGGTTATATGTTTCCGAGCACAGGCACTGTCGATGTGTTGGGTAACCGCTTTGGGGAATGTGATGTTCGTGAAGTGCGCAAGCGTATCGGCTATATCAGCCAATCGCTGGTCGAGAAGTTAGCGCTCGCCGACCCGGTGTGGGAAATTGTTGCGACAGGTGAATATGCTTTTCTGAGGTTCTATCAGGAGATTGATCCTGCCGTTAAGCAAAAGGCGATCTTGCTGCTCCAGCAAGCGGGGCTCGCTCATGCGGCGGAGCAGCCTTTCGGCACTCTTTCACAAGGAGAGCGCAAAAAGGTGTTGCTGGCCAGAGCGCTAATGAGCTCCCCGGAAGTGCTTATTCTCGACGAGCCTTGTTCAGCGCTTGATCTGCATGAGCGCGAGAAGTTGCTGGCCCAAATTGGTACGCTGTCAACGAACCGGCTGACAGTTATCTATGTGACCCATCACATGGAGGAGATCATGCCAATGTTCACCCATGTAGCGCTGCTGCATGAAGGACGACTTCTGCATGCGGGGCCGAAGGAGCAGGTGCTGTCGGGCGAAGTGTTGTCGGAAGCCTACGGGCTTCCACTCGAAGTAGATTGGGCCTATGGAAGGCCCTGGATAAAAGTAAGAGCGGATGGTGCAAACAATTGA
- a CDS encoding Predicted amidohydrolase has protein sequence MKYRVSAVQYHLEDINSFADFAAQVTHYARNAAEYGVQFLLFPEFLTTQLLSIGDEQGNALPIDRLPDFTERYEELFKALAAEYNMFIVGGTHVVQSTDGKLRNTAYLFQPDGVIHTQAKIHLTPTEVEEWNMSPGDDLDVFDTPFGKIAMLTCYDIEFPEIVRIARAKGADVIFCPSCTDDRHGFYRVRYCAHARAVENQVYIVTTGTTGSLRKVDFMRANYGQAAVITPNDIPFPPRGIMSEGTENHDMLIVADLDLQLLHDVRLSGSVTTWRDRRTDLYPDWF, from the coding sequence GTGAAATATCGAGTTTCTGCCGTTCAATATCACTTGGAAGATATTAATTCCTTTGCGGATTTTGCCGCTCAGGTGACTCATTATGCCCGTAATGCCGCGGAATACGGGGTGCAGTTTCTGTTGTTCCCAGAATTTCTAACCACACAGCTGCTGTCCATCGGAGATGAGCAGGGCAATGCGCTTCCCATCGATCGGCTCCCTGATTTTACGGAGAGGTATGAGGAGCTCTTTAAGGCGCTCGCGGCCGAATATAACATGTTTATCGTAGGCGGAACTCATGTTGTACAATCGACGGACGGCAAGCTGCGCAATACGGCTTACCTGTTCCAGCCTGATGGAGTCATTCACACCCAGGCGAAAATTCATCTGACGCCGACTGAAGTGGAAGAGTGGAATATGTCGCCCGGAGACGACTTGGACGTATTCGATACGCCTTTCGGCAAAATAGCCATGCTCACTTGTTACGATATCGAGTTTCCCGAAATTGTTCGAATAGCCCGCGCCAAAGGGGCTGACGTCATTTTCTGTCCTTCGTGCACGGATGACCGCCACGGATTTTATCGCGTCCGTTACTGCGCCCATGCCCGGGCGGTGGAAAATCAAGTTTACATCGTCACCACCGGCACGACCGGTTCCTTGCGCAAGGTTGATTTTATGAGAGCAAACTACGGACAGGCAGCGGTCATTACTCCCAATGACATTCCGTTTCCACCGCGGGGCATCATGAGCGAAGGGACGGAGAACCACGATATGCTTATCGTTGCAGACCTGGACTTGCAACTGCTGCATGATGTGCGGCTGAGCGGTTCAGTGACGACATGGCGTGATCGCAGGACCGACCTTTATCCTGATTGGTTTTGA
- a CDS encoding NlpC/P60 family protein produces the protein MRISNWKKTISRLSLCAVIGMAGFSIGTIQTASAATPKSEKLLSYGKKYLGVNYRLGAPSGVTYAFDCSSFTQYVFKNSGVSLPRTSNAQYNKGKKVARGNLSKGDLVFFTGRSGKGIGHVAIYAGSNKILHTYGKPGVTVSSLGTSYWNEHYVTARRVL, from the coding sequence ATGCGCATAAGCAACTGGAAAAAAACGATTTCCCGCCTCAGCCTCTGCGCTGTGATCGGAATGGCTGGCTTCAGCATCGGAACAATTCAGACGGCGTCTGCCGCTACCCCTAAATCAGAAAAGCTGCTCAGCTACGGCAAAAAGTACCTTGGAGTTAATTATCGGCTTGGAGCGCCAAGCGGAGTGACCTATGCCTTCGACTGCTCCTCGTTCACTCAATATGTATTTAAAAACAGCGGAGTTTCCCTGCCGCGCACTTCAAACGCTCAATATAATAAAGGCAAGAAGGTCGCACGCGGCAACCTGAGCAAAGGCGATCTTGTATTCTTTACAGGCCGCAGCGGCAAGGGAATCGGCCATGTAGCCATCTATGCAGGCTCTAATAAGATTTTGCATACTTACGGTAAACCTGGGGTTACGGTTTCCAGCCTTGGCACCTCGTATTGGAACGAACATTACGTTACCGCTAGACGGGTTCTCTAA
- a CDS encoding serine/threonine protein kinase has product MRSENTGRRIISDEATFLPGDIAGGRYRILRQIGEGGMGQVYAAEDMRLDGRLRALKLKPAGGAGELLSVEEARMQMQLSHAHLPQLYDYFPAEKGRGEMLVMDYVEGHTLEELIAARGTPMSATDTASIALQLCSALGYLHAQSPPIIHRDLKPSNVMIERAGGVKLIDFGIARRFLPSQAADTTQLGTPGFAAPEQLAGEQSDARTDMYGLGCLLCLLLTGKPPELALRGHAGRAALPPWLERLLQPERSRRFANMIEAAGAIADWAAVDFDGKRNNHPAAGLRLGGFSKEKAAGNSQQAQLSILSLSPGSGATFITLMLARLLAEIGLPVQAIEIQSGQPHWHALLGANSGSLPTALDPRYVTLREGGVEWLLKGPRTRLHSRLDDEARLGLMLHGEGHRVQLLDWSSDWKGPDALSRLRSSSLIIAVADPDPSRWSAERMELLEKLNGELRTSERGTGKGILWAANKDVAFAGRREWLSMLPNRPDAFIPFLPPEDWYMMLWQGFPLPHKGRSANRLRAGLKPLVEAVQRRLQTT; this is encoded by the coding sequence ATGAGATCTGAGAATACTGGCAGGCGGATAATCAGCGATGAGGCAACTTTCCTGCCGGGCGACATCGCTGGAGGGAGGTACCGCATCCTGCGCCAAATAGGTGAAGGCGGCATGGGGCAGGTTTATGCCGCAGAAGACATGAGGCTGGACGGTCGTTTGCGTGCGCTTAAGCTAAAGCCTGCGGGCGGGGCAGGGGAGCTTTTGAGTGTTGAGGAAGCGCGCATGCAGATGCAGCTCTCCCATGCTCATTTGCCGCAGTTGTATGATTATTTTCCGGCAGAAAAGGGCCGTGGCGAGATGCTTGTGATGGACTATGTAGAGGGACATACTCTGGAGGAGCTTATAGCAGCGAGGGGAACGCCTATGTCGGCGACGGACACGGCTTCCATTGCGCTGCAGCTATGTTCGGCGCTTGGTTATCTGCATGCACAGTCGCCGCCGATCATACATCGCGATCTTAAGCCATCCAATGTCATGATCGAACGGGCTGGGGGGGTGAAGCTTATCGATTTTGGCATTGCAAGGCGCTTTCTCCCCTCTCAGGCAGCGGATACGACCCAGCTTGGGACGCCAGGTTTTGCCGCGCCGGAGCAACTGGCAGGTGAACAAAGCGATGCACGCACAGATATGTACGGACTTGGCTGCCTGCTTTGCCTGCTGCTGACGGGGAAGCCGCCGGAGCTTGCTTTACGTGGCCACGCTGGCCGCGCTGCTTTGCCACCGTGGCTTGAAAGGCTGCTGCAGCCGGAGCGTAGCCGCAGGTTTGCCAATATGATAGAAGCGGCAGGCGCAATAGCAGACTGGGCCGCGGTAGACTTTGACGGTAAACGCAATAACCATCCAGCAGCTGGGTTAAGACTGGGTGGATTCAGTAAAGAGAAAGCTGCAGGCAATAGCCAACAAGCGCAACTATCTATTCTTTCCCTTTCACCTGGTAGCGGTGCCACTTTCATTACCCTAATGCTGGCCCGGCTGCTGGCGGAGATCGGCCTACCCGTTCAGGCTATAGAGATCCAATCCGGACAGCCTCACTGGCATGCGCTGCTTGGCGCTAATTCCGGCTCCTTGCCGACAGCTTTAGACCCTCGGTATGTTACACTGCGCGAGGGTGGGGTAGAATGGCTTTTAAAAGGGCCGCGTACCAGGCTTCATTCTCGACTGGATGACGAGGCGCGTCTTGGCCTAATGCTGCATGGAGAAGGCCACCGAGTTCAACTGCTGGACTGGTCCTCCGATTGGAAGGGGCCAGATGCTTTAAGTAGACTTCGTTCGTCTTCCTTGATTATTGCAGTTGCTGATCCCGATCCTTCGCGCTGGTCCGCGGAGAGGATGGAGCTGCTTGAAAAACTGAACGGGGAACTTCGAACTAGTGAGCGTGGAACAGGCAAAGGAATACTGTGGGCCGCCAACAAAGATGTTGCTTTTGCAGGACGGCGAGAATGGCTGAGTATGCTGCCAAACCGACCGGATGCCTTTATCCCTTTTTTACCGCCTGAGGACTGGTATATGATGTTGTGGCAGGGCTTTCCGCTTCCTCACAAGGGACGCTCGGCCAACAGGCTTAGAGCGGGCCTGAAGCCGCTCGTTGAAGCCGTTCAGCGGCGGCTGCAGACGACCTAA
- a CDS encoding ATPase components of ABC transporters with duplicated ATPase domains, protein MSLLTVENLSHTFGDRILFRDVSFRLLAGERVGLVGANGAGKSTLMNILTGKQLKDEGRVEWTPKIRYGYLDQHTKLQPGKTIRDVLRDAFAPLLELEKELGDVTAAMGEPDADLDALLERMGEIQEELEIGDYYMLDVKVEEMANGLGLNAIGLDRDVSALSGGQRTKVLLAKLLLEKPTVLLLDEPTNYLDEEHITWLAGYLRNYPNAFMLISHDTGFMNSVVSIIYHLEFTRLTRYTGNYEKFLEMAELNKAQHLGAYEKQQDFIKKQEDFIQRNKARASTSGRAKSREKQLDRIDRIDKPEEAAKPTFAFKEGRTSGKTIFEAKGLSIGYTKPLIPSMDVLIERGDKIAIVGCNGVGKSTLLKTILGRIEPLDGEVYRGDYLLPAYFEQEAKAPTMTPLDDVWNEFSWMNQHEVRAALARCGLKNEHITRALNQLSGGEQAKVRLCKLMLHESNWILFDEPTNHLDVVAKAELKRALQAYRGTVVLVSHEPDFYEDWVTKTWDVESWSMKQLQS, encoded by the coding sequence ATGAGCTTATTAACAGTAGAAAATTTATCACATACATTCGGGGACCGGATTTTATTCAGGGATGTTTCCTTCCGCTTGCTGGCAGGAGAACGAGTTGGGCTTGTAGGAGCCAATGGAGCTGGCAAATCGACTCTGATGAATATTCTTACAGGTAAACAATTGAAAGACGAAGGCCGCGTAGAGTGGACGCCTAAAATCCGCTACGGCTACCTCGATCAGCATACGAAGCTGCAACCGGGCAAGACGATTCGCGACGTACTGCGCGATGCCTTCGCTCCGCTGCTGGAGCTGGAGAAGGAGCTCGGAGACGTAACGGCTGCTATGGGCGAGCCGGATGCCGACCTAGACGCACTGCTGGAACGCATGGGCGAAATCCAGGAAGAGTTGGAGATCGGCGATTATTATATGCTCGACGTGAAGGTAGAGGAGATGGCCAACGGCCTCGGTTTGAACGCAATCGGTCTCGACCGCGATGTATCCGCACTTAGCGGTGGTCAGCGGACAAAAGTACTGCTTGCCAAACTGCTGCTTGAGAAGCCTACGGTCCTACTTTTGGATGAGCCTACGAACTATTTGGATGAGGAGCATATTACGTGGCTGGCTGGATATTTGCGCAATTATCCAAATGCCTTCATGCTCATTTCCCATGACACGGGCTTCATGAACTCGGTCGTTAGCATCATCTATCATCTGGAATTCACACGCCTGACACGCTATACGGGCAACTATGAGAAGTTTCTGGAGATGGCTGAGCTGAATAAAGCTCAGCACTTGGGAGCATACGAAAAGCAGCAGGATTTCATCAAGAAGCAAGAGGACTTCATCCAGCGCAACAAAGCGCGCGCTTCGACCTCTGGTCGGGCCAAAAGCCGCGAGAAACAGCTGGATCGCATCGATCGGATCGACAAGCCGGAAGAAGCAGCCAAGCCGACATTCGCCTTCAAGGAAGGCCGTACGAGCGGCAAGACGATCTTTGAGGCAAAAGGTCTCAGCATCGGTTACACGAAACCTCTAATTCCTTCGATGGATGTGCTGATTGAGCGTGGAGACAAGATTGCCATTGTCGGCTGCAACGGCGTAGGCAAATCGACGCTGCTGAAGACGATTCTTGGCCGCATCGAGCCGCTGGATGGCGAAGTTTATCGCGGTGATTATTTGCTTCCTGCTTACTTCGAACAAGAAGCCAAGGCGCCTACGATGACTCCGCTGGACGATGTATGGAATGAATTTTCCTGGATGAACCAGCATGAGGTACGGGCGGCACTAGCCCGTTGCGGACTCAAGAACGAGCATATTACGCGTGCTCTCAACCAATTGAGCGGCGGCGAACAAGCGAAAGTACGGTTGTGCAAACTGATGCTCCATGAGAGCAACTGGATTCTGTTTGATGAGCCGACGAACCACTTGGACGTTGTAGCCAAGGCTGAGCTGAAGCGTGCGCTGCAGGCTTATCGCGGTACAGTTGTACTCGTTTCTCATGAACCAGACTTCTATGAGGATTGGGTAACGAAGACTTGGGACGTTGAGTCCTGGTCGATGAAACAGCTCCAGAGCTGA
- a CDS encoding Acetyltransferase (GNAT) family protein: MQKTLFVLHNGKPVETRIRRYTLEDAEALIAVQELSFPPPYPQELLWNREQLAQHISRFPEGALCAEIGGTIIGSMTGMRTRSTNADHLSWGEMTADGYITTHDPDGDTLYVVDICVVPEYRKTGIGKWLMQSMYETVVQLGMERLLGGGRLPGYHSYALEMSSEAYVDAVLRGELRDPVLTFLLRCGRTPAGIAANYLDDEESCGYAAMMEWRNPFLNN, translated from the coding sequence TTGCAAAAGACTCTGTTCGTTCTGCATAACGGCAAGCCTGTAGAGACTCGTATCCGGCGTTACACGCTGGAAGATGCGGAAGCTTTGATTGCGGTGCAGGAGCTGAGCTTTCCGCCTCCTTATCCTCAGGAGCTGTTATGGAACCGAGAGCAGTTGGCACAGCATATTAGCCGTTTTCCAGAAGGGGCGTTATGTGCGGAGATCGGCGGAACAATCATCGGTTCAATGACCGGCATGCGTACACGCTCGACAAACGCGGATCATCTCAGCTGGGGGGAGATGACGGCTGACGGATACATTACCACGCATGATCCAGACGGCGACACTTTGTATGTTGTTGATATTTGCGTTGTGCCGGAGTATCGTAAAACCGGTATTGGCAAATGGCTCATGCAGTCGATGTATGAAACGGTCGTTCAACTGGGGATGGAGCGGCTGCTTGGCGGCGGCAGGCTGCCAGGTTATCATTCATATGCCTTGGAGATGAGTTCCGAGGCATACGTCGATGCTGTGCTGCGGGGAGAGCTGCGCGATCCGGTGCTGACCTTCCTGCTGCGCTGCGGCCGTACTCCGGCCGGCATTGCGGCGAACTATTTGGACGACGAGGAATCTTGCGGTTATGCTGCGATGATGGAATGGCGCAATCCTTTTCTCAACAACTGA
- a CDS encoding 23S rRNA (cytidine2498-2'-O)-methyltransferase produces MTEWIGTANKNYSSYAMEELRRLFDGLSLSQLSPGEVFLMQLPQDREAVLQTVREGKPIFLRHLQPVDASRTLSLDADDLDWLGDWLRLCRSKLAGMRVGVHVRKADGSPYPYSAADTRALLDAVLAEAGAEPAHKQPDRLVSIYATKDTLYAGIGTPEEMLSDWPGGAVRFQKEDGQISRAKFKLLEAEREFGLDYANFKHALDIGAAPGGWTSLLLERGLKVTAVDPAELHPSLRAYRTLTVLRKNASEVKFEPGSFDLLVCDMSWSPMQMCRLVQDLTPALQSGGTAIVTVKLMHRKPLQTIREVMSRFSEQFEILGARQLFHNREEMTLYMKKK; encoded by the coding sequence TTGACGGAGTGGATCGGAACCGCGAATAAAAATTATTCCTCATATGCAATGGAGGAACTGCGCCGTCTGTTTGACGGGCTGTCGCTCTCTCAGCTATCGCCCGGAGAGGTTTTCCTTATGCAGCTGCCGCAAGATCGTGAGGCAGTGCTGCAAACCGTTCGGGAGGGCAAGCCGATTTTCTTGCGTCATCTTCAGCCTGTAGATGCGTCCCGTACTTTATCGCTAGATGCGGATGATTTGGATTGGCTCGGCGACTGGCTGCGGCTCTGCAGAAGCAAGCTCGCTGGAATGCGCGTCGGCGTCCATGTACGCAAGGCGGACGGAAGCCCATATCCTTATTCAGCGGCGGATACTCGCGCTCTGCTCGACGCCGTGCTGGCCGAAGCTGGCGCGGAGCCTGCACACAAGCAGCCGGATCGCTTAGTGTCCATTTATGCCACTAAGGACACGCTGTATGCGGGCATCGGCACACCCGAGGAAATGCTGAGCGACTGGCCTGGCGGCGCTGTGCGCTTCCAGAAGGAAGACGGGCAGATTTCCCGGGCCAAGTTCAAGCTGCTGGAAGCGGAGCGTGAGTTTGGACTGGACTATGCCAACTTCAAGCATGCGCTTGATATCGGAGCTGCTCCTGGCGGCTGGACGTCACTGCTGCTTGAACGGGGACTGAAGGTGACAGCGGTCGATCCGGCAGAGCTGCATCCTTCGTTGCGAGCATATCGGACATTAACGGTGCTGCGTAAAAATGCATCGGAAGTTAAGTTCGAGCCGGGCAGCTTTGATCTGCTCGTCTGTGATATGAGCTGGAGTCCGATGCAGATGTGTCGGCTCGTACAGGATCTTACCCCCGCGCTGCAAAGCGGCGGGACGGCAATCGTAACGGTGAAGCTGATGCATCGCAAGCCGCTTCAGACGATCCGCGAGGTGATGAGCCGCTTCAGCGAACAATTCGAAATTCTCGGCGCAAGGCAGCTCTTCCACAATCGGGAGGAAATGACGCTGTACATGAAGAAGAAGTAA